Proteins from one Candidatus Omnitrophota bacterium genomic window:
- a CDS encoding O-antigen ligase family protein, with protein sequence MKYFILKITSGEKYKIKIDNPIAKVFPFYFLICLYSLFLGIISEAPVAIMYIEFFFYALSFLIYYAFIDVFADESLIDIFIKLTILISVILSIYGFLVFTFGEKLLINSVTYNSTQRGALDALLITRRTMSSYGDGNVLGAQLVIFCTIIITILFNVKSSLLNKLYLLFAFIINSLCLYLTNSRGALIGFALSLVILLILRFRKLWLLLPVGILVFFFITSQQVSLSETHRFFQKESYEEDIRFSFGDTAKNIVTNAPLGTGFGLNLDDSFNNIEKCDSIWAGYNSFYLQVLGRVGLIGMSLFIFMMFLMLRYFLINLKYISDPLRKNFVFGASIGIICAQISWYSNNVYMLPGGLLNFWFLCAMLTIIVSIEKNKIMKAKSDA encoded by the coding sequence ATGAAATATTTTATTTTAAAAATAACTAGTGGAGAAAAATATAAGATAAAAATAGACAATCCAATCGCTAAGGTTTTCCCTTTTTATTTCTTAATTTGTTTATATTCTTTATTTTTGGGGATTATCTCTGAGGCCCCAGTTGCTATAATGTATATTGAGTTTTTTTTCTACGCGTTATCATTTTTGATCTATTATGCTTTTATTGATGTATTTGCCGATGAATCATTGATAGACATTTTTATCAAATTAACCATTCTAATAAGCGTAATCTTATCAATATATGGATTTTTAGTTTTTACTTTTGGGGAAAAGTTGCTTATTAATAGTGTGACTTATAATTCAACTCAAAGAGGGGCTCTGGACGCTTTATTGATTACAAGGAGAACTATGTCTTCTTATGGGGATGGGAATGTGTTGGGAGCTCAGTTAGTCATATTCTGCACGATTATTATTACTATCCTATTTAATGTTAAATCGTCTTTATTGAATAAACTTTATTTATTATTTGCATTTATAATAAATTCTTTGTGCCTATATTTGACCAATTCTCGCGGTGCTTTGATCGGATTTGCTCTTTCTTTAGTAATTTTGCTTATATTACGCTTCAGGAAACTCTGGTTATTATTGCCAGTTGGTATTCTTGTATTCTTTTTTATAACTTCGCAGCAGGTATCATTATCTGAAACACATCGTTTTTTCCAAAAGGAATCATATGAAGAGGATATACGTTTTTCTTTTGGTGATACTGCAAAGAACATCGTAACAAATGCCCCTTTGGGGACCGGATTCGGCCTTAATCTGGATGATTCGTTTAACAATATTGAGAAATGCGATTCTATTTGGGCCGGTTACAACAGTTTCTATCTACAAGTTCTAGGTAGGGTTGGGTTAATTGGAATGAGTTTGTTTATTTTTATGATGTTTTTAATGCTAAGGTATTTTCTTATTAACTTAAAATATATAAGTGACCCTCTCAGGAAAAATTTTGTTTTTGGGGCCAGTATCGGGATTATATGCGCACAAATTTCTTGGTATTCAAATAATGTATATATGTTGCCTGGAGGATTATTGAATTTTTGGTTTTTATGTGCAATGTTAACTATCATCGTTTCTATTGAAAAGAACAAAATTATGAAAGCTAAATCTGATGCTTAA